The proteins below come from a single Ruegeria sp. THAF33 genomic window:
- a CDS encoding YciI family protein, whose protein sequence is MPKFLFVYHGGHTPTDPAEIEATMAAWGAWFQDMGDALDIPGNPVGQSYTVSNNGVVDNGGANPASGFTVIKANNIDAATEMAKGCPMVVNGTGSVEVAEIHEIEM, encoded by the coding sequence ATGCCCAAGTTTCTGTTTGTCTATCACGGGGGTCACACCCCGACCGACCCCGCCGAGATCGAGGCGACCATGGCCGCCTGGGGTGCCTGGTTCCAGGATATGGGCGACGCCCTCGATATCCCCGGAAACCCGGTGGGGCAGTCTTACACCGTCAGCAACAACGGAGTGGTCGATAACGGCGGCGCAAACCCGGCCTCGGGCTTCACGGTGATCAAAGCTAACAATATCGACGCTGCGACCGAGATGGCCAAGGGCTGTCCGATGGTCGTCAACGGCACAGGCTCGGTTGAAGTGGCCGAAATCCACGAAATCGAGATGTGA
- a CDS encoding asparaginase has product MTQPVPMTELWRGPLLESLHLGHAVICDDTGQIVRSWGDPQSVIYPRSSAKMIQALPLVTSGAAAKYGLTSEHLALACASHNGAAIHTDRVTAWLDHLGLNEHDLRCGPQEPADTAARDRLILADDTPCQIHNNCSGKHCGFLTLAQHMGAGPEYLEIDHPVQQACLSAVEETTGETSPAYGIDGCSAPNFATSLFGLARSMAWFASAADRSDRSSDAAMQLVAAMVKHPELVAGETRACTELMRAMNGRVAIKTGAEAVFVAIIPEKSMGVALKITDGTTRASECAIAAILVSLGVLEADHPATRKFMNATQYSRRGLECGVIKPATGFPD; this is encoded by the coding sequence ATGACGCAGCCCGTACCCATGACAGAACTTTGGCGCGGCCCTCTGCTGGAAAGTCTGCATCTGGGTCATGCGGTTATTTGCGATGACACGGGCCAGATCGTGCGCAGTTGGGGCGACCCGCAATCCGTCATATATCCGCGGTCATCCGCCAAGATGATTCAAGCGCTTCCGCTGGTCACATCAGGGGCGGCGGCGAAATACGGGCTGACCAGCGAACACCTCGCGTTGGCCTGCGCTTCGCATAACGGGGCGGCAATCCACACGGATCGCGTGACGGCGTGGCTGGACCATCTGGGGTTGAACGAGCACGATCTTCGGTGCGGCCCACAGGAGCCCGCCGACACCGCCGCGCGCGACCGGCTGATTTTGGCGGACGATACGCCTTGCCAGATCCACAACAACTGTTCCGGCAAGCATTGCGGCTTTCTGACTCTGGCACAGCATATGGGCGCCGGGCCGGAATACCTTGAAATTGATCATCCGGTGCAACAAGCCTGCCTGTCTGCCGTCGAAGAAACAACGGGCGAGACCAGCCCGGCATACGGCATCGATGGCTGTTCCGCCCCGAATTTCGCCACATCTCTTTTCGGTTTGGCACGTTCGATGGCTTGGTTTGCTTCAGCCGCAGACCGGTCCGACCGTTCCAGCGATGCAGCGATGCAGCTGGTGGCCGCGATGGTGAAACACCCGGAACTTGTTGCCGGTGAGACCCGGGCATGCACCGAACTGATGCGCGCGATGAACGGACGTGTTGCCATCAAAACCGGGGCCGAGGCCGTGTTCGTGGCCATCATCCCGGAAAAAAGCATGGGCGTTGCGCTGAAGATCACCGATGGCACCACCCGCGCCAGTGAATGCGCGATTGCCGCGATACTGGTAAGCCTTGGCGTGCTGGAGGCCGATCACCCTGCCACCCGCAAATTCATGAACGCCACGCAATACAGCCGTCGCGGGCTGGAATGCGGCGTGATCAAACCTGCGACGGGTTTCCCCGACTAA